Genomic window (Chionomys nivalis chromosome 7, mChiNiv1.1, whole genome shotgun sequence):
TGCACTCTCCCCAGTTCTCTGTACAAATGCTTTTATCTCTGCCATCTTTTGAGATACCCGGTGTGCTTCGTGCCAAATCTACCCTGCTAAAAAGAGTATAACccatgacctacttcctccagctgaGCCCCAACTCCTGGAGCTTCTACCTCCTCCCAAAATAATACGGAGCCAATGATGCAAACCAAAGTCCCAAACCAAGGTGTCAGCAGGCTCATGTTAGAATCCTCCCTACTGCTTCCCAGCTTTTGTTAGCCCCGGGCACTCTTCATGTTTCGTCTTCACGACTGTCTTTTCCCCATCTGCTCTCAGTCTTTCTCATAACACCGGTCACATTGACTTCGGTGCTTGTCTCAGTGCCTATCCTTCCGCCATGATAAAATACGCTGGAGTCATTTATTAAGAAAGgaagtcttaaaaaaagaaaagaaaaaagaaaggaaatctgagagttggagagatggctcagcagttaagagcattggcagctcttccagaggtcctgagttcaattccctgcaaccacacagtggctcacagccatctataatgggatctgatgccctcttctggcagacaGTTGTACATACAGATacagcactcatacataaaataaatatatataataaatataaacaaacacatacatatatgaaatatataatgtacattatatattatataaatatatatttatatagaagtCGGGTTATATTCCATCATGGAGGGGAAGCCCAACAGTTGAGGAGGCAGCTGGTAACATTGCAACCGCAGACAAGCAGCAGAGAGCAGTGTGTGTTTGGACTTACTTGGCTTCCTCTCTTTTAGGCCACCCTCCTCTTGGCTGGGTCTTCCCATCCATTGATCAATTGGCCTAATCAAGATAAATCCCTCATAGGATTGCCCAAAGAtccatctcccaggtgattctgggGCCTGCCAAGTTGATGATGAATACTAACCAGCACAGGGCCCCTATTCCAGTATGACCCTCTAACGTCCTTGGCACATTCTGGGTACCAGTACCTGAGGCATCAGCATATCTCCTGGGGGACACATGTCACCCATAACATTAGTTTCCAGGGGAAGGTGAGCAAGGGGCAAGCCAGTTTCCCTCTCAAACTCTCACCGCGACAAGGTCACTTCCATCCACACTCTGGGCTCTTATCAGCTTCCATGAAATAGTTCCTGCTGATGTCCACAGCCAGTGCCCGGGTCTATAGTCACCCCAAAAACCAAGCCTTGACCTTGTCCCTCACTCTCCTCACCTGAAAAGTTTAGGGGTCTACTCCCCTTCCTATACTCCTCACCCAGTCCCTCATCCAGTTTCCTTGTATACAACATTGGGATGAGGGTGATTGACCCACAAGCCACTAAGCTCTGGTCTGGGCAATCCCAGATTCTCCATATCCTGTGTCATCCGGAGCTGCAGGGCTCCTGGACTGTACTGGAAAGTGCACCAAACAACCCACAAGTTCATGTAGCACCCACTTGATGGCCAGGGTTGGGTCTCACCTGAGTAAGGCTGGCCCTACCTTGCCCCCTTGGAAAGGAGGGCTGCAAAAGCCCACCTTTGAGAGTGTTCCCACGGTGGGGCATTAGGGACTTGGGACTCGTTTGTCCCAGCAAATCAGGGAGAAGTGAGAGATGATACACCACAAAGTGCTTGAAGTGTTAGCACCACCCAGGAGTTCCCCGGATGATGATGGCACAGTGCCAATGAGCACCCAGGAGTTCCCCAGATGACACAGAGTCAATGCGCTCCAAGGTTGCGTGTCGATGAACAAAAGTAGACTCAGATGAGCTCGATCTGGTGTCCATCAGCAAAAACTGAACTGctattccagcactcgggaggtagagacaggcggatatctgtgagttcaaggccagcttggtctacagagtgagttccaggacagcctgggctgttacacagagaaaccctgtctcgaaaaacaaaacaagacaaacaagcaaagaaaaaaaaaaggaactgctTAGATGCTTAGATGCTAGCCTCAGCAGCTCGCGGTCAAACACTGCTCAGGAGCGGTCCCAGCCTCCTTCTCGCAGGTAAGTAAGCTCGGAATCAGCAGCTGGCTGGAGCTCGGGCGCCCCCTGTTGATCGTGCTACACAGCCGCAGTAGGAAACCAGGCGCCACACCTTCCTCCCCTAGCTGGATCTCCCGGGTCAGCTGCCTCGATGGCAACCTAACCTCGCCGCTGTGACTTTAGGGACTTGTCCTGTACCTGGACTCTTTCGCTGCTGTAAGAGCACTAAACTAGGCTAATGTCTCTCAGGAGACCCACCAGTCCCTCGGGCACGCATTCTGCAAGTCCTAGACACCCTGGCTGGCGTCGTCGAGGGGTGGCGGGACGGAGGGAGGAGCCTATCAGGGTCCGAACCGGTtggtggaaggggaggaaggagtgggCGGAGCTTAGTGCCAGGGCGGTTCCGCGCTCTCCCTCGCTCGCAGCGAGCCCGACTCACCTCTGACTGTCCGGGGACATGACTGGCACGCCCGGAGCAGCTACCACCGGGGATGGAGAAGCCCCCGAGCGCTCCCCGCCCTGCAGTCCGAACTACGATCTCACGGGCAAGGTGGGTGGGCGTTGCGCCCAGTGCTGGGGACCCCCAGGTCGGGCCTGAGAGATACCCCTTCTGGTGTCCTTTGCCGTAGGACCCCGTCCTTCCCTGTCTACTCCCCTCTCCAGAAGCGTCTAGATTGGGTCAGCTGGATCTGGGTCTAGAGCATAACCCCTGAGCCCATCTCGGTCTCTGGAGATCTAGGCTGACCTCGGAGGGCGTGGGGCAAGATAGAGCAGAAAGACTTAGACTCCTCACCCTGTGGACAACAACccagttctcttctgccacacTTTGGAAAAGCTAGGAAATGGGGACTCCTTGAAAGACGCAGATGCCTGCGGAGGCATCTCAAGGTTAATGCCCTTTTTGAGCTAAGCCTCAAAGAGTGACACCTGTCACCCATTTTCTATGCTTTGGGTCCCCACACACGCTCAGCAGCAAATGCCACCTTTTCCCTACCCACTGCCACCAGACCAGCCTCTTCCCAACAGTATGCTAGCGTCTTCCCAACGCCCTATGCTGTAGCCAGCCCACACGACGTCCACTTGGCAATACTTAGAAGCTGAGAAAGGCACAACAGTTAGTGACAGTggcccaccctccctcctctgaTGGCTCTAAAGGCAGCTCTCTGGGGTGCACCTTCTGCGGGAATGCCCTGTACAAAAGCTGGTGGGAGAAGCATGGACACTAGTCTGCCCCCATCTCGCTCGCTCCTCTGTGTCCTTGGAGTAAGCAAGTACAAGGAACCCTGAAAAGAGATGCTGAGCCAGCCCCGGTGGCAGCTTGCGCTCTTCCTCTGCAGTAGGTTAGAACTAAGTGAGAGTTGTGCTAAGTGGAGCTGCCGTCTGCTCTTGAAGGACACAAGCCTCCTGATGCCTCTTGATGCCTCCCCATTCCCAGGTCTCACTCAAACTAGGAGCCTCAGGTCCCCACCCCCAGGGTTTCAGGGGAAGCCAGTCTGCCAGCCTACCCACCCAGAGCCGTTGAGATAGGCGTCCTCTGTGGGCTTGTGGTAGGAAATGGGGCCCTGTGTCTTCAGGGGAGGGGGAGCTGCTGATGGCCGGCCCCCAGGctgatggggggggggaatcttctgacctccttgccCTGTGGGCCTGCTGAGGTGTTTACCTAGGAGGTGGCAAGGCTGAGCAGCTGTTTGTGTTTGGTGGATTTGACTGACTGGGTGACTGGCTGCATGGTTTGCTCAAGGCAGCTGTGATCTGTAAAGTAAACAGGTACCAGTGTTcgcccctccttcccctctgggGCTAGGGCCCCCGGAGCCATCAGAGTGCCTGGCCAGCAAAGTAGCTAACCCCCACCCTGCCAAGGCTTTACCTAGTCCTGAGTCTGAAGTTGTGTGAAAGGTCCTTGGAGGACCTTAGGAGTTCTTGGGTCTCTGGCATGCAGTACCCACACCAGGGCCACTCTTCTCTGAGCCCTGAGTGGTTCGCATCAACTTTGTTGACCCTAGACATTGACAAAGTCTAGCAAGGCCTCAAAGGAATGTGCCTTCCCCGTCCCACCTATTAGGATGGGCAaactgcagaagaaaaaaaaaattaaggaatttcCCCAAAAGCACACAGTAAGCTTTTAATAGTATAAGAATCCTTTCCGCTCAAACCCACCCCCACATCTTTCCACCAAAGTCAACTATTAGACCCCACAGCTTCGTATCTGTAGAAGGAAAGCTTTTGGGTTCCACCATCAAGTTCAGAGAGTCCAATAATTCTGCCCTTATTGATAGTCTAACCAGACAATTGGGAACATTCCGGCTTTGAGTCTACACTTCCATTCTCCAAGATGGCTGAGCAAAGAGATTAAAGAGAttccccccgacacacacaccaTTCCTACATTTTCCCCTACAGTGAGCCAAAGATGCCACTTTGCAACCATTTGTCCTCCTGGGAGGTttctgagatatatatatatatatatcaacttcAGACCAACTGTCTCCCCATCTCAGAATAAATGTCAACCTTCCCTAATTCTTGCAAGCCTATTGCGGACATAAGCCCTCATTAGACACTTCCAAATTAATGTCTGACCCAAAAGGAAAGTCCAACAATAGTAATTAAAGACAATGTTATACCCGTTgagtcttttttttaagacagggtctcactatttagccttggctagtgatggaggtgggtcttgtattaatctgttgctttcattggttaattaataaagaaactgcctaggcccatctgataggccaacccttaggagggtggagtaaacagaacagaatgctgggagaaagaagccgagtcagggagtcgccatgattctcccattccagagagacgcaggttaagatctttcctggtaagccagctcatggtgctacacagaatattagaaatgggttagatcaatatgtaagagctagccaataagaggctgaaactaatgggctaggcagtgttcaaaagaatacagtttccgtgtaattattttggggcataagccatgcgggcggccgggtgccgaggatgcagccccgccgctcctattacaacaggctagccctcaaactcactggcctagaactcagatatctgcccacctctgcctctcaaatgctgggatgaagGCACCACCATGCCCTACCCATCCATCAAGTCTTGCTAGGCTCCTGGGGGAGAGGTCCTTTTCCCTGTGCAGGAGCCCCACCTGCCTGTGTACACCTGAGTGCGCACTCAGAAGGGCAATGTCTGCACCGTTCAGCAATGGGCAAATGTATACCCAAGGCATAGACCAATGCCTTGGGATCTCAAAGCACGTTTAGAGGTCTTGGCTTGGCTTTGAGGACACTGGCTAGTACAAGAGGCTCAGAGGGAGAAGCTGGGAGGCTGAGTCAAGGAGAACggaggagagaagcagggcaAGAGCAGGGGCAGGATCACTGGAAGCACACACTCCTCTGTCCTGCTGACGTCCTTCTCTGGGACATTCTTCTCTGGAATCCCGGAAgacccccttctcctccccagcccccattaactgcctctgcccccatctcCTAGGTGATGCTTCTGGGAGACTCGGGCGTCGGCAAAACCTGTTTCCTGATCCAATTCAAAGACGGGGCCTTCCTGTCCGGAACCTTCATAGCCACCGTCGGCATAGACTTCAGGGTGAGGTGGTTGCAGGCTCCTTCTGCAGCAAGCTCAGGTTCAAGAAGGGTGCCCTCTCCTTGTCTTTGACTCCTGAGGGCACCAGGGGCTTACTGCCTGGGAGGCCCCAGAGGTACTCCCACCAGGACCACAAAGGCACCAGGTCAAAGGAGTCTGGGTAGGGTTGGCGTCTTGTTCACCTTCTTCTCTGCTCTTGGATAGCGTCCCCGAAAAGGTAGTCTCATTTCATGGTCTAAGTCCTGAGAAGCCCTGGCTCATAGTCATCTGAGTTGGACCCCTGTAAAGGTCAGTTTTCAAGAAGCAATAACCAAAAAGCTGAAGGGCTGGGTTCAAAGATGAAGGTCTAAGGGCTGtctccctccccgcccccgcaTCCCTGATGACTCTAAGGTCTCTATCTACCAGTGTGCAAGCAGGACCACTGGTACTGCACACCTATGGATCCCAGAGGAGTAGGGTCTAACCCCAGCAGGCAGGCCTGCGGAAGCTTTGTGCCTCTCCCAGTGGATGGAGTGCTGAGACTACATTGAAAGGATTATGGGTAACTGGAGGAAAGATGTCTTGCAGGACAAGGCTCTGAAGGCCTCAGGGTATAATGGGTGCCTCATCTCTAAAGGTGAACTCTGGGAGACAGGGACTCAAGTGGAGAAGGGTCACATCCTTCCACACACTTCCTTTGCTGCCTGCTGAGTTCAACAAAGAACTAGGcacagctggggagatggctcagccagcgTTAGAGAACtcctgggtgctcttccagaggtcctgagtcccagcaaccccatggtggctcacagcaaaCTAGGCAGGTTTGAAGGTTCCCCTTGCTGGACTGAATTATGAGAACAAGGAACGGAGGAATCTTGTCCCCGCTGCTCTACCTAGGTGATCTGACTGAAGATGCCTCGGGCTCACCACATAGGCCTGGAGCGAGCCCAGCACAGGGTGTTGACAGACCTTGGGGGCCAGCcaacaccccctccccaccctctgcccttTTCTCTTTCAGAACAAGGTGGTGACAGTGGATGGCGCCAGGGTGAAGCTTCAGGTGAGAGCAGTGCCtgagaggggggaggggcttgcACTTTGCTTCTCAACCTGAACCACAGGCCTACAGCCCTGCCCTCAGTCTGGGGTAACTTCCTGTGGGGCCCATGAGAGGaaactgcttttctttgtttgataTCTGTAGAAAAAGCAGTTCCCAGGCACCCTTTCTCCTATCAAAGGCAACTCAAAATGCCCTCAACTAGGCTTAGCCTTCCTCAttgccctccccgcccccccccccagttttctGAGTCTCTACTGTTCTAAGCACCCCAACCTCTGGACTGGAGAAGGCAGAGGGTGTAAGATCCCAGAAACACCACTGATGTCATTAGATGCCCGGGGGCCCTGAGGGATTCCACAGAAAGAAACAGccttccccccacctccacccacccacacagacACCTCACACCACAGCAGGAGCCCTCCCATCAGCAGCTAGCCCTGTTCCTTCCCACCTCTCTGTCTTCCTAGATCTGGGACACTGCAGGACAGGAACGCTTCCGCAGTGTGACCCACGCATATTACAGAGATGCTCAGGGTAAGACTTGATCCTCTGTTCTGTCCCCGCTCTGTGGTCCTTCTGCTGATGCCCTGATCTCCTCTATCTGTCCCCCTCCAGCCTTGCTCCTGTTGTATGACATCACCAACAAATCTTCTTTTGACAACATCAGGGTAGGTCCTTCCCCTCCcaagccctccccccccccccgccccaacaaCAACCCTGCCTGTCGTAAGTAGCCAGAATAGGGCCTCTATAGGGCCAGAGTGCTTCAATTCTGTCAAAACAGCTAAAGCATGAACCTGTCATCCTTGAGAAACACTCTACAGTGACTGGGCATTTCATTGCCTCGTAGGCATGGGAACCAAGCAGGCTGATGTGCCCTGTGTTGACGGTATAGCCCTGCCTGTGGCTCATGAGTGTGTTTTATATCAAAGTGTTCAGAACAGTCCCAGCTCCACCCTCCCTGGACAGTTCTCCACAGGGACCCAGGGGAAAGCCCAGGCAGAAAACTCCACACGCATCCAGGCCAAGTTGCAACTCAAGAAGACGGAGTGAGTGGCTATGTCCTCACAGCCGAACCACTAGAGAGCAGAGGCCATAGCCAGCAAATACAAGCGTGACTCTGTGCACAACACTGGAGAGGTTTTATGTGCTTCTAGACCTTGAGGGCTGGTTACCGAAAAGCAAACAGAGGGGCTAAGACAGACAGCTATGAAAGGACAGGAACTGCATGGTACTGCCACTTCCAAGCCTATCCTCATGGCAGACATTACTAGTCGAGCTCAGTACTTTTTGGTCAGAAAGGCAATATGAAAATGAAACCCACACCTTGTATATTAAAGACAAGTGTTTCTCTACTGTATAACATCCCCAGCCGAGCTTAGccatctccacccccacccccagttcctgTTTGTTGCTGATGTTGGATTGtttcattttgaggcagggtctaggtacgtagctcaggctggcctccaactccgaGCCCCGGCCTCTGCGCAGGAAGGAGAAGCCTCTGTTGACACATGGTGGCCGATCCCACTGCCTTTGATTACTGAGCCCTTTTGTGGTTTGAGACTCCCAACAGAGCCCTCTAGGAGAAGAATCCCCTGGTCCTCGGCTCGGCTcagcctcccttctcccacaGGCCTGGCTCACCGAGATTCACGAGTATGCCCAGAGAGATGTGGTGATCATGCTGCTAGGCAACAAGGTGAGTGGCTCTGCGGCAGAGCCAGTGAACTCTGACCCTTCTCTCCCACTGCTGCTTCAGCCCCATCCCCACCCAGCCCACAGCCACCTAAACCCTTCCAGCAGGGGACCTCTCCAGTGTGGGAGTCAGACATGTCTCATGACATCTGCCTGTCCCACCCCAAAGTTTCGCTAGGTAGCCCCTTCCACCAACAGCCTAAACTGCTGCCAGCGAGTTGCCAGGTGACTCAACTGCCAGCCATCGCTAGATCATTATGGACAGGTCAAAGGTCAGGGGTTAAGTACAAAATGTTTAACTCGTCTGCTGTCACCCGATGACGTTGGGTCACCACACCCTTTGCTAGTATCACACACCTCCCCAAGTGCTCAGGACCTGCATTGGGGACACAGCCTGAGCAACGCAGAAGCAGAAATCCTGGCCCCAGGCCAATCACACCTGCCTGCAGTCCCTCAGGCTACCAGAAGAGGGCGGGCAGTGCTTGCTCCTGGGGCAAAAGATGGGCTTCCTGGGGTCAAGGCTTCCTTTCCTTGGAGTTGATTGACTGACCCACATGGGCTTGACAGGCGGATGTAAGCAGCGAAAGGGTGATACGTTCTGAGGATGGAGAGACACTAGCCAGGGTAAGTGACTGCCAATGGGGTTGGGGGAATGGTGAGGGAGGCCATAGCAGGCCCTGAGAACACTCTCTCCCCGGCAGGAGTATGGTGTTCCCTTCATGGAGACCAGTGCTAAGACTGGCATGAATGTGGAGCTGGCCTTTTTGGCAATTGCCAAGTGAGAGCTGAgtggggcagtgtgtgtgtgggggaggggacgaGGGAGCCTTGGTTGGGGTGGGAGGCAATCTGGGAAGCCagtggggcggggagggggagtGTTAGGGAATGCCTGGCTCTACATTCCCAGCTCAGCACATGATTCTTCCTGTTCTAGGGAACTGAAATATCGGGCGGGCAGGCAGCCTGATGAGCCCAGCTTCCAGATCCGAGACTACGTGGAATCGCAGAAGAAGCGCCCCAGCTGCTGCTCCTTTGTGTGACTCTAACAGCAGACTCTAAGGGGCTAAGAGGAGGCCCAGAAACCCTTGGGAATGCTGTTATTCTAACTGCCAAGTCAACTAGGAGAGAACTGGGGGTTCAGTGGGCAGCCCTGGTCAGGGAGGTAGCTGCCACCCTCATTTCTCTAGCTTCCCTGTGTCATGGGAAGGTTAAAATACTCATACTTTATCTTAATATATATAAACTAATACCAAAAAGGGCACCAGTGtgccacccccccaaaaaaaacaaaccaaaataggTAGGGCCTTGGTGGTCCTTTTGCCTTCTGGGACTGGGTTCTAAAAGACTGGACCCCCCTCCTAGCATGGGTGTTACTACACCAGCATGGGACCAGGGGACACCGAAGTACTGCTAGGGTGTAGGAACTGGCTGTGAACCTGTTACCATCCTCACTAGGGAGGCTAGGGAGac
Coding sequences:
- the Rab37 gene encoding ras-related protein Rab-37 isoform X1, encoding MTGTPGAATTGDGEAPERSPPCSPNYDLTGKVMLLGDSGVGKTCFLIQFKDGAFLSGTFIATVGIDFRNKVVTVDGARVKLQIWDTAGQERFRSVTHAYYRDAQALLLLYDITNKSSFDNIRAWLTEIHEYAQRDVVIMLLGNKADVSSERVIRSEDGETLAREYGVPFMETSAKTGMNVELAFLAIAKELKYRAGRQPDEPSFQIRDYVESQKKRPSCCSFV
- the Rab37 gene encoding ras-related protein Rab-37 isoform X2, whose amino-acid sequence is MDLQRPDSYQGGAGPHFSEHVLHKTILVGDSGVGKTSLLVQFDQGKFIPGSFSATVGIGFTNKVVTVDGARVKLQIWDTAGQERFRSVTHAYYRDAQALLLLYDITNKSSFDNIRAWLTEIHEYAQRDVVIMLLGNKADVSSERVIRSEDGETLAREYGVPFMETSAKTGMNVELAFLAIAKELKYRAGRQPDEPSFQIRDYVESQKKRPSCCSFV
- the Rab37 gene encoding ras-related protein Rab-37 isoform X3, encoding MTGTPGAATTGDGEAPERSPPCSPNYDLTGKNKVVTVDGARVKLQIWDTAGQERFRSVTHAYYRDAQALLLLYDITNKSSFDNIRAWLTEIHEYAQRDVVIMLLGNKADVSSERVIRSEDGETLAREYGVPFMETSAKTGMNVELAFLAIAKELKYRAGRQPDEPSFQIRDYVESQKKRPSCCSFV